CACTTGAGAGTGCTGGTTCTATTGCCGAACTAGGTGCGTTCTCACAACTTCCTGACTTAAGTGAAAAAATTGTCGCAATTAAATCGCGAGATTTTGAGACTGATGCTAATTTAGCTTCTTTTATAAACTTAGGAATATTACGCTTTTTAAGAGAAAATAAAAATTCATCTGTTAGAAATTACCCATGGAACATTTCTGCTCCCCATGCTATAGAAGATGAAGTAGTAAAAGATGTGTTATTTGATATTTCTGAAATATTGTCGGAAATTCCAAAAACATCAATTTTCAATCCAAATCTTACAACTCATGTTGCTGCTTTATTGTGCGAGTTAACGACAATTTTTGCGGCGGTGCGAGAAAGTGAATTTTCGGCCTATTTAGATTTTTTTGATATAAAAATTTCACGTGATGATTTGCGTCGTAAATTATTTCTTTTAGAAAGATTTGGTCTATTGAAAAAAGAAGTGTATAGCGATTCTACGTTTTTCATGGTAGGTAGAAGCAAATTTCATAGACTTAGGCTGGCTTCAAAAGATGCAGCTATTCGAATTGATTCCACACGTGTGAATATGGAGTGCTTACAATTCTATAAAACTGATTCTAAACAGAGAAATCGTCAGCGCGCTATCTCCCAAGCATCCAAGGGAGTACAACGATGAAGTATTCATTACCTCAGTTGCTTCAAGAAAATATAGGACTTCATCCTTCGCAGTTTGAACGTCTAATTAGACGTGCTCCAGATACCTATAAACATTACACAATAAAAAAGCGCACAGGAGGAGATCGTTGGATCGCTCAGCCTGCAAAAGAAACGAAATATATTCAACATTGGCTAATAGATAATATTTTTTTGAAATTCCCTGTTCATCGCTGTGCAATGGCGTATAAGGCTGGAACAAGTATAGCTATTAACGCCGCAGCACATTCGAAAAATTCATATCTGGCTAAATTTGACTTTAGTAATTTTTTCAACTCAATAAAATATCATAATGTGAATGATTTTTTGAGTTTGTTATTGGAGGATAGTTTTTCCCCTGATGATATTGATAATATGGCGAGAGTATCTTGTGTTCGTGAGCCAGATTTTGGTCTATGCCTGAGTGTTGGAGCGCCAAGTTCGCCCTTGTTATCGAATGCTATTTTGTATGAATTTGATTCTCGCATAGAATATTGGTGTCAAGAACGCTCTATTACATATACTCGATATGCTGACGATTTAACTTTTTCGACAAATGAAAAAGGGGCTTGTTCTGAAATCCATAAATTTCTAGTCGATTCTTTAATTGATTTTGATTGTCCAGTGCTTCGATTGAATGATAAGAAAACTATTCATTCGTCAAAGCGATTCCAGAGGCGAGTGACTGGATTAATTATAAACAATGATGGAATGGTTTCTTTGGGGCGAGGGCGAAAAAGAGAAATTTCAGCAATGATACATAAGTTTCGATGTAAAGATTTGGCTGAGAGTGAATCTTATCGTTTGCAGGGGCTTCTTGGTTTTGCTCGTGATGCTGAACCTTCTTTTGTAGAAAGCATGAATAAAAAATATGGCAATGAAATTTTGTCTTCTATTTATTCTTTGAGGAAGCCAAAGGAGTCATAAAGTATTTTTAATTAATGAAATTTCTTGGGATGCAAGAAATTCCTATAGGGATGAAATTAAATTTTTGGCAAGTTATTCTTCGCAAGGGAATGGTTCGGGATATTCTTCAATCTACCATTCGTCGAAATTAGCCATTCATGCTGGATGCCAGCCATGATTTGAATCCCCCTCTCAAAAAAGAAAAAGCTACCTTCGGGTAGCTTTTTCTTTTTTCGTCTATACGCGGAGAGAAGCACTTCGTTCCTCAGGCGCAGGGCAGTGCGCTTCGAATCGACCAACTGCTGTCGCTGCGCTGAAGCCCAGCGCATTAGTGGTTCTAATCAATTTTGTGAATGAGCATGCTTTTACGGCGCCTAGCGTATCAGTTCGTGTCCAAATGGCAGACCTGACCCTGCGTCCTTCGAAGCATGAGCGACGCAACTGCCGAGACAACGCTGACGATGCCTGCTATCAAGAATGCGAACCGGTAACCCGCAAGTTCGGCCGCCTGGGGGAGTTGCCCGCTGGCCAATTGCGTCGCCATTACTGAATGGGCGACGGCACCGAGTACTGCTATGCCCACTGCGCCACCCAGCTGGCGTGCAGTGTTCTGTAGTCCTGCTGCAAGACCCGAGTCTTTCCGTGGAACGCCTGAAAGAACTGCTTGCGTGGCACTCATCATCACCAAGCCGTTGCCAGCGCCGACCAGCAATGTAGGCAGCAGAAATTCGCTGACCTGCAATGGGTGAACAGGTAGCCAATTGAGCCAGATCAGGCCTGCTGCCGACACGAGGCTGCCAATGAAGGGCAAATGTTTAAAGCCAGCGTCCCGCAAATAGCGTGATGCGATCGATGCGATAGCCAGTGCCGAAGCCATTGGCAGTAAAGCCAGTCCGGTGTCGAGCGGACTGCGCCCGTCGATTCGCTGCAGCGCCTGCGACAGAAAGAACATCGACACCGTGAGAACCGCGCCGAGGCTCAACACCATAGCCATTCCGACCGTTACGTTTCGCAGGCGAAATATTTCGAAATTGATCAGGGGCTGGGCCGAACGGCGTTCAGCTGCGATGAAGGCGACGAACATGATCAGCGCGGTAGCCAAGGCACTGAGCACGGTACTGGATGTCCAGCCTGCATGTACCGATTCTGATATCGCATAGAGAAACGAGGCCAACGCCAGGGTGACAGTGGACGCTCCCAGAACATCGAGCTTCGCCCGGGCGTCGTCCGTGAGCTGTGGTCGCAGACAGCCGGCAACAACCGCAGCCAGGACGATACCGACAGGTATGTTGACGAACATCACCCAGCGCCAGCTGGCTAGGCTCGTCAGCAAGCCGCCAATGACCACGCCAAAGGCGGAGCCCATCGCAGCGCAGGCCGCCCACAGGCCGATCGCTCGTTCCTGACTCGCCCCCTTGGGATGGGCGGCGACGATGACTGCCAGCGGTGAGGTCGCCAGTACCGACGCGCCCAAACCCTGCACTGCGCGCGATGCCAGCAGCATGCTCCCGGAAGTCGCAAAGCCACCTGCCAGGCTGGCTCCAGTGAACAGCGTCAAACCCCACAACAGAAGGCGCCGGCGCCCATAGATGTCGCTGGCGCGTGCAGCGAGCAACATGAAGCCACCCAGCAACAGCAGGTAGATGTCGACTACCCACTGCAATTGGACAGGTGACAGACCCAGGTCATCGCGCATCGCCGGTAGCGCGACGTTCACGATGGCACCGTCCACCACGACCATGAAGGCACACACGCAGGCGACGAAGGTAGCAATCCAGGTCGATACGCCACTGCGCAGCAGCGGTGGCGGCATCGCCGGTACGGAAGATATAGACATTTGTTGACCTTTCAGCACGATGACGGCGGCGACTGCCGCCTAAAAGTTTGGTAGGAGCCAAGTATGCTGAACAGCATGAAAAGTCATATAACGGTAAATGGACTTAAAATGGTGATAAATGGCCAAACTGAATCCTGAGCATGAGCAACCGGAAGACAACTTCAGCGAGTGGTCGGATGGCCCTCGTCTGATCGCGTTGTTGGGGAATGACGATCAGGCCAGCGAGTACCGCCTCGGAACACGCGAGTACGGTTTGCATCACCACCATCGAGGGCAGGTGTTCTGCGTAGAAGCCGGGCTCATCCATGTGCGGACAGCTCACGGGTCGTGGTTGCTCCCGCCGAACCGGGCCGGCTGGATGCCGCCAGGGGTACCGCATCAAGTACGTGTCAGCGGTGCTCTTGCCGGCTGGAGCGTGTTCATCACGCCGAAATCCAGTGCGTGCTTGCCGAGCCAGCCTTGCGTGATCGGCATCACCGAGGTGTTGCGCGCATTGGTGCGCCGGGCCGCCGAATGGGACAAGTCCGCTCAGCTGGCACTGGACCAAGAGCACGTCGTTACCGTCATCCTTGACGAAATCCGTCGCGCGCCGCATGAGTCGCTGCACTTGCCAATGCCGACAAATGCTCGGCTGGAGCGCATCGCTCGGGCGATCCTGGACGATCCCGGTTCGATTCGAACATTGGAAGCTTGGGCAGATTGGGGCGCGATGTCGGCTCGAACGCTGCGCCGTCAGATGCAGGCTGAAACAGGCCTGAGCTTTGCCCAATGGCGCCAGCAGGCACAACTCACGCACGCCCTGGAAATGCTGGCGCGTGGAGACTCGGTCACGCATGTTGCCGACACGCTGGGCTATGCCTCACCGAGCAACTTCATCGCCATGTTTCGCCGTTCCTTCGGCAACTCCCCGGCACGATACTTTGCGGCGCGTTCTGTTGGCGGCAGTTGAAGCACTGACATCAATCGGCTGCCTCCCATCATTGAGATCGGGCAGGCACGCGCTTGGACGATGCGTACACGCTGGCAGCATCTTTAAAAATGACAGGGGGGGATATTCATGCCTGTTTTCTCATGCAATATTGGTCGAACTCGGCAGCTCGGAGGAGAGGCGCTGCTCTCTGCAACATCGGTCCAGGCCGCATGAAGCATGGGTTGTTGAATTAGGTAAGTCCGTTTCTATTGACCTATCACATACCTTGCCGTGGGTGTTGAGCATACCTTTCAGTGAATGAATTGTGCTGCGCCCACGTAGCAGTACTCATTGCCATTCCCCTTATTTGCAAGAAGAATTCTATTTTAGTTATGTGGGGTAGACGTCGGTGATCTATCCCTGTTTGTGATGTGGGAGGGCCTTCTTGATGTCATCGTTGAGGATGCCGAGGTTCGAACACATAACAACAAGGAACGGGTGCAGCCATGGATGTATGGAAAGCGATAACCTATGTGAGTTCGCCTCTGACGCTCGTAGCATTCCTTGCTGCCGTTGTGGCATGGGTTTATGTCACCCAGCTTAAACGTACTGAGGTACTAATCAATAGCGCCAAAGAATCTGACAGGCGCATATTGCTCGAAGGCGTGCTGGAGGTGCTTCGTGTCAATGTGGACAAATTACCTCTGGCGCGGCGATTTGAGATTGCTACACAGCTTCTGCACGGAAGGGCACTTAAACTCAAACTGGCATTTGCTGCGTTCATGGTGGTGGCATTTGGAATGCTTGCTTTGTCAGCTTTCGCCATTTATCAATTACCAGCGGAACAATCTATCAAGGATCTGCTGGAGGGGCAGCAAAAGCTAGAGGCAGTGGCTGCACTGAAGAGACATCAGATATATCCTATTTCTGATACTGATTTGCCTCGTGCTCTGAGCGAGCTAGTAAAACTCGACAAGAATGAGTTGAAGTTGGGGATACTTGAGAGAACGCAGAAAATGCAGGAAAAAATTGACGCAGCTCCATCTGTCGCCGAACTACGGAGACGGGCGGAGCGAACGGAGGCTCCCTTTGAACGCTTGGGCCTCAAGCTATGGGCAGGCGTTCCCAAAATAGGTCCAGATCAGCCACGTCGTTTTTATGTCAATGTACCAATAGGTGCAGACTATGCATGGAAAAGGCTGAGGATTATCAATCCAGCCACAAATGAGGAAATCAGGGTGATTGCACGCCCAGTGATAGATGATCAGATTCGAGACGTTGATATTCACCTTAATTATCAACAAGCCGCACAGCTTTTTGGTACGCAGATTTCTGAAAGAAAGAAGGAATTATGGGCGCAGGTGCTGGGGCCGGGTCAGCTTTATGATCCAAGTTGTGAACCAGCTCGCAAGCCGGCGGAAAAGAGGCGGTTGGCACAATGTGATCCTGAAGAGTCACCTGACTATTTTGTTATGTTAAAGTCCCGGCCATAAGCATGTCGTGCTGAGTCTGCTCGAGCGTGACACTACAGCCATATCTTCGGGAGCAAGGTACGCGCAAATACATAATCTGTTTTGTCGACGATATGCGGCTTACCGAAGTCCTGTACAACCCATGTACTGCACAGCGACGCGGGATGCGTAATTCACGGACGCCGCCACCGCCGTTATTCCCCCGCAAACCTTATCCCATCTCAACTCCCCTATTGTTTCCCGCATGTATCGTAAGCCTCTCCCATCACCCCCGGAGAGTCCCGTGCCCTATGCCTGCACCAAAGTCGACGATCTGGAAAAAACCACCATGGTTGGCAACCACCAATGCGTCGCGCTGGTCCGCCACTACGCGGGTGCGCCTGCCACATTGGCCTGGAAGCTGGGCGAGGCAGTGCTGGGGAACCGTTTGCTGCGCAATGGCACGGCCATTGCCATATTCGTCAACGGCAAGCATGCGAATCATCAACAAGGCAATCACGCGGCCCTGTATATGGGACAGACGCTGGACGGTATCCTCGTCATGGACCAGTGGGCGGGCAAGCGCCCGGGCATCGTGACGTCGCGCACCTTGCTTGCCAAAGGCCAGTACAAGAATGGCTTGCATATCGACCCCAGCAATAATGCCGACACTTTTTCGTCATCGAATAAGGGAGCATCGATGCAACATCGACGTTGGTTGACCGGCGCCGCCTGCTGCCTATTTCCTATGCTTACTCAGGCTGCGATGCCCGCCGCTTATGCTTGTCCGGACAGCATGCCCGAGGCGTCGATCAGCCTGAACGCCGTGCCGGCTGGCTGGACGCCGTATATCGGCAGCCCGCTTTACTTGAGCGCCGCGGCGCCGATCGACGGCGCGCCAGCGCGCAGGGGGCAGCTCGTGCCCAGCGGGGAGAGCACGAAGCAAGGGGGAACGACGCTCAGCTACCGGCTGGAAGGCCCCTACCCAGACGGCAAGTGGCTGCAATGCAGCTATGGCGTGCATGGTGAAGTCACGCTGTCGCGGAGGATGGACGACAGTGTCAGCCTGTGCGAGTTCACCTACAGGAAAGGCCGCAAGGCCGGGCAGAACGAGATCGATATCGATTGCCGGTAAGTGAGTTGGTATCAGCGGTATTGCTGGGTGAATCGCAGGCCGCAAAGCCTGATGGCCTGTGAGGCGGGGTGCCGAGTCCGGCGCTTACATCACCGCGCACCGCCGTTCTTGGCTTCGGCCTCGATCAAGCTGAGCGCCGCACGCGACAGCAGGCCGCTGCGCGTCTCGTGCCGCGCCGCCGCATAGCGGTCGATCTTGCTCAACACAAAGCGTGGCAGGCTGATGTTGATGCGTTCGGGTTTGCTATCGAGTTTCTCAAGGTCGAGGTGGACCAATGCCCAGATGCCGCCCGCATGCTCAGGATTGGCCTGCAGGGCTTCGATCTTGCTTTGCGTGATTTCCACGGGTTCGCCCAGCTCCAGCAGTGTCTCGATGTGACTGGTGATGGCTCCCCGGACGTTGTTGAGCGCGTCTTCAACACTATCGCCCCACGAGTGGACGCCTTTGATGTCGGGGACGTTTACACCGTACACGCTAGCCTCATCTTTGAAAATGACAACGGGGATATACATGGCCGCTCCCTGTGATTTAATTGAGTGTGTATTTCAGCATAATCGCTGCGATACCAGGGTTCAAAATGCAGAAAAAGCTTGAGGAAGCGGGCTATTCGCACGCAACAAGCAAGCCACCAATCAGTGCCTGCGCCTGTGCATGTCGGCTTACGCGTTCCGCTAAGCCGACCTACGCAACTGCCGCCCGCCGGCGGGCCAGACGCAAAAAAGCCCGCCGAAGCGGGCCTTGTCACTCTACAGTCAAGCCAAAAGCTCAGAACTGGTTCATGGTGTTGTCTTTACCAGCCGCCTTGAGCGCCGCTTCGCCGCTGAAGTAATCCTTGTGATCGTCGCCGATG
This window of the Janthinobacterium agaricidamnosum genome carries:
- a CDS encoding retron St85 family RNA-directed DNA polymerase, which encodes MKYSLPQLLQENIGLHPSQFERLIRRAPDTYKHYTIKKRTGGDRWIAQPAKETKYIQHWLIDNIFLKFPVHRCAMAYKAGTSIAINAAAHSKNSYLAKFDFSNFFNSIKYHNVNDFLSLLLEDSFSPDDIDNMARVSCVREPDFGLCLSVGAPSSPLLSNAILYEFDSRIEYWCQERSITYTRYADDLTFSTNEKGACSEIHKFLVDSLIDFDCPVLRLNDKKTIHSSKRFQRRVTGLIINNDGMVSLGRGRKREISAMIHKFRCKDLAESESYRLQGLLGFARDAEPSFVESMNKKYGNEILSSIYSLRKPKES
- a CDS encoding retron St85 family effector protein; translation: MQEIIEDPRQNLLEKINLEKARVEFSESHIVLLCGGKVRFKERPDDDEPIRSSLRHAITHAPPEFETFRPEDITDWHVDGLFKNLMNFEQELAGICSLVVIALESAGSIAELGAFSQLPDLSEKIVAIKSRDFETDANLASFINLGILRFLRENKNSSVRNYPWNISAPHAIEDEVVKDVLFDISEILSEIPKTSIFNPNLTTHVAALLCELTTIFAAVRESEFSAYLDFFDIKISRDDLRRKLFLLERFGLLKKEVYSDSTFFMVGRSKFHRLRLASKDAAIRIDSTRVNMECLQFYKTDSKQRNRQRAISQASKGVQR
- a CDS encoding type II toxin-antitoxin system HicB family antitoxin, which translates into the protein MYIPVVIFKDEASVYGVNVPDIKGVHSWGDSVEDALNNVRGAITSHIETLLELGEPVEITQSKIEALQANPEHAGGIWALVHLDLEKLDSKPERINISLPRFVLSKIDRYAAARHETRSGLLSRAALSLIEAEAKNGGAR
- a CDS encoding AraC family transcriptional regulator, producing the protein MAKLNPEHEQPEDNFSEWSDGPRLIALLGNDDQASEYRLGTREYGLHHHHRGQVFCVEAGLIHVRTAHGSWLLPPNRAGWMPPGVPHQVRVSGALAGWSVFITPKSSACLPSQPCVIGITEVLRALVRRAAEWDKSAQLALDQEHVVTVILDEIRRAPHESLHLPMPTNARLERIARAILDDPGSIRTLEAWADWGAMSARTLRRQMQAETGLSFAQWRQQAQLTHALEMLARGDSVTHVADTLGYASPSNFIAMFRRSFGNSPARYFAARSVGGS
- a CDS encoding MFS transporter, with product MLKGQQMSISSVPAMPPPLLRSGVSTWIATFVACVCAFMVVVDGAIVNVALPAMRDDLGLSPVQLQWVVDIYLLLLGGFMLLAARASDIYGRRRLLLWGLTLFTGASLAGGFATSGSMLLASRAVQGLGASVLATSPLAVIVAAHPKGASQERAIGLWAACAAMGSAFGVVIGGLLTSLASWRWVMFVNIPVGIVLAAVVAGCLRPQLTDDARAKLDVLGASTVTLALASFLYAISESVHAGWTSSTVLSALATALIMFVAFIAAERRSAQPLINFEIFRLRNVTVGMAMVLSLGAVLTVSMFFLSQALQRIDGRSPLDTGLALLPMASALAIASIASRYLRDAGFKHLPFIGSLVSAAGLIWLNWLPVHPLQVSEFLLPTLLVGAGNGLVMMSATQAVLSGVPRKDSGLAAGLQNTARQLGGAVGIAVLGAVAHSVMATQLASGQLPQAAELAGYRFAFLIAGIVSVVSAVASLMLRRTQGQVCHLDTN
- a CDS encoding BPSL0067 family protein translates to MPYACTKVDDLEKTTMVGNHQCVALVRHYAGAPATLAWKLGEAVLGNRLLRNGTAIAIFVNGKHANHQQGNHAALYMGQTLDGILVMDQWAGKRPGIVTSRTLLAKGQYKNGLHIDPSNNADTFSSSNKGASMQHRRWLTGAACCLFPMLTQAAMPAAYACPDSMPEASISLNAVPAGWTPYIGSPLYLSAAAPIDGAPARRGQLVPSGESTKQGGTTLSYRLEGPYPDGKWLQCSYGVHGEVTLSRRMDDSVSLCEFTYRKGRKAGQNEIDIDCR